The proteins below are encoded in one region of Arenibacter algicola:
- the mgrA gene encoding L-glyceraldehyde 3-phosphate reductase → MKINDSFDPGHYRANDNRYDTMQYRRCGNSGILLPLISLGLWHNFGHTDNLEMGRNLLRCAFDNGITHFDLANNYGPPYGAAEENFGRIFKRDFKTYRDELIISSKAGWDMWPGPYGNFGSRKYLIASANQSLKRMGLDYVDIFYHHRPDPDTPLEETMGALHHLVQSGKALYAGISQYPAELTAKASKIMKDLGTPLLIHQPRYNMFDRWVEDGLLDVLKEQGIGSIAFSPLAQGVLTKKYLKGIPEDSRASKDGRYLKEDQITPEVLDKVGRLNKLAGDRGQSLAQMAIAWLLKDQRISTVLVGVSRTEQLLDNLEALKNINFSGAELKEIESILG, encoded by the coding sequence ATGAAAATAAACGACTCTTTTGATCCCGGCCATTATAGGGCCAATGATAATCGTTACGATACTATGCAATACCGTCGCTGTGGCAACAGTGGTATTCTTTTGCCCTTAATTTCATTAGGGCTTTGGCACAATTTTGGTCATACAGATAATCTGGAAATGGGCCGCAACCTTTTGCGATGTGCCTTCGACAACGGGATTACCCATTTTGATCTGGCCAATAATTATGGTCCTCCATACGGTGCTGCCGAAGAAAATTTCGGACGTATTTTTAAAAGGGATTTTAAGACTTATCGTGACGAACTTATTATTTCCAGTAAAGCAGGGTGGGATATGTGGCCCGGCCCTTATGGGAATTTTGGATCCCGCAAATATTTGATTGCCTCTGCCAATCAAAGCCTTAAAAGAATGGGGCTGGATTACGTAGATATATTTTACCATCACAGACCAGATCCGGACACCCCCTTGGAAGAGACCATGGGTGCGTTGCATCATCTGGTACAAAGCGGTAAGGCACTATATGCAGGTATTTCCCAGTATCCTGCAGAGCTTACAGCCAAGGCTTCAAAAATAATGAAGGATTTGGGCACGCCATTATTGATCCACCAACCTAGATATAATATGTTCGATCGTTGGGTAGAAGATGGATTACTGGATGTGTTAAAAGAACAGGGGATAGGCTCCATTGCTTTCTCTCCATTGGCACAAGGCGTATTGACCAAGAAATATTTAAAAGGCATCCCTGAAGATAGTAGGGCAAGCAAGGATGGCCGTTATTTGAAGGAGGACCAAATTACACCTGAAGTTTTGGACAAGGTAGGTCGACTCAATAAGTTGGCCGGGGATCGTGGACAAAGCCTTGCCCAAATGGCCATTGCCTGGTTGCTGAAAGACCAACGTATATCTACGGTACTTGTTGGTGTAAGTCGCACAGAACAATTGCTGGATAATTTGGAAGCGCTAAAGAACATTAATTTTAGCGGGGCAGAGCTGAAGGAGATAGAAAGTATTTTAGGGTAG
- a CDS encoding sulfatase: MKISNYIFLILGIILTTSFGYKNARTEPKKKDKPNVLFIAIDDLNDWIGVLGGHPQAKTPHMDRLAQRGVLFSNAHCQAPVCNPSRASVMTSLYPSTSGIYFLNPDIVESPVASRNIVMPKRFQKEGYNVSAAGKIFHNGKGINETHIPNYAGQFGGFGPMPEQKISTYPGHPLWDWGVYPERDDQMPDYQIASWAAQKLTEKLDQPFWMGVGFYRPHVPQFAPQKWFDMYPLKSLQLPKTITGDLDDISPYGTDLSRLKHVSPTFEWVTENEQWKPLVQSYLACVSFVDDQVGRVLDALDEGAYGDNTYVVLFSDHGFHLGEKERFAKRSLWEDGARVPMIIMGPDIPKGQVIHKPVQLLDIYPTLLELCNLKPDPKHEGNSLVPLLKNMDAEWPHYARTCFGPGNYSIVSEQYRYIQYNDGSEEFYDHKNDPQEWYNVIGKPEYAEVIGKHRIQVPMNRHHILGNGSTGHESYEATERENK; the protein is encoded by the coding sequence ATGAAAATAAGCAACTATATCTTTCTAATACTTGGTATTATCCTAACCACTTCCTTTGGATATAAAAATGCCAGAACTGAACCTAAAAAGAAGGACAAACCCAACGTTTTATTTATCGCCATAGACGACCTTAACGATTGGATAGGAGTTTTAGGGGGGCATCCCCAGGCCAAAACACCCCATATGGACCGACTGGCGCAACGTGGCGTTCTTTTTAGCAATGCGCACTGTCAGGCTCCCGTATGCAATCCCAGTAGGGCAAGTGTCATGACCTCCCTATATCCCAGCACCTCTGGTATTTACTTTTTAAATCCTGATATCGTAGAATCCCCTGTGGCGAGCAGAAATATAGTAATGCCCAAGCGGTTTCAGAAAGAAGGTTATAATGTCTCTGCAGCTGGAAAGATCTTCCATAATGGAAAAGGAATCAACGAAACCCATATTCCAAATTATGCAGGGCAGTTTGGAGGCTTTGGTCCCATGCCAGAACAAAAGATAAGCACTTATCCTGGACATCCTTTATGGGATTGGGGCGTTTATCCAGAACGTGATGATCAGATGCCCGATTATCAAATTGCGAGTTGGGCAGCGCAAAAATTGACAGAAAAGCTGGACCAGCCCTTCTGGATGGGCGTAGGATTCTACCGGCCACATGTGCCGCAATTTGCCCCCCAAAAGTGGTTCGATATGTATCCCTTGAAATCTTTACAACTGCCGAAAACAATAACCGGAGACCTAGATGATATTTCGCCATACGGCACGGATCTCAGCCGCTTGAAACATGTATCGCCAACTTTTGAATGGGTAACGGAAAATGAGCAGTGGAAACCTTTGGTACAGTCCTATTTGGCCTGTGTAAGTTTTGTGGATGATCAGGTAGGGCGAGTGCTGGATGCATTGGACGAGGGAGCTTATGGAGACAACACCTATGTTGTATTGTTCAGTGACCACGGATTTCATTTGGGCGAAAAAGAACGCTTTGCCAAACGTAGCCTATGGGAAGATGGGGCGCGAGTACCAATGATCATTATGGGTCCCGATATTCCTAAAGGACAAGTTATTCATAAGCCCGTACAATTACTGGACATCTACCCTACCCTGCTGGAATTATGCAATCTAAAACCCGATCCAAAACACGAGGGTAATTCCCTAGTGCCCCTTTTAAAAAATATGGACGCCGAATGGCCCCATTATGCCAGAACCTGTTTTGGACCGGGCAACTATTCCATCGTATCGGAGCAGTATCGTTATATACAGTACAACGATGGATCCGAGGAGTTTTACGACCATAAAAACGACCCCCAAGAATGGTATAACGTTATAGGCAAGCCGGAATATGCGGAAGTAATTGGGAAGCACAGAATTCAAGTGCCCATGAACAGGCATCATATCCTGGGGAATGGTTCCACCGGACACGAATCTTATGAGGCTACAGAAAGGGAGAACAAGTAA
- a CDS encoding YfcC family protein, translated as MKKLKFPTAQTILILIAVLVTILTWFVPAGKYDSLAYNAEKNSFTKISIGESVELPATQGTLEGLGIKIPIEKFINGDIYKPIGIPNTFKEMEAQPQGFSALVQSPIKGIIAAADIIFLILIIGGLIGIMNLTGAFNAGISWMAKVLKGREYILIIAVTTLIALGGTTFGLAEETMAFYPILIPVFLAAKYDAMVGLSCVFLGSSIGTMCSTVNPFATIIASDAAGINWTTGLNNRIIMLLLCTTITIVYILRYAKKVKADPSKSIIYDQKENIEHLFGLDSMNTNVKFTHRLRLITLVFSLSFVIMIVGVSFLDWWFVEMTSTFLVGAIIIGIIARIKESDFVDAFAKGAADLLSVAFIVGIARGVTILMEDGLISDTILFYASNITEDMHKGVFANVMLFIYGGLSFFMPSSSGMAVLTMPIFSPLADTVHIGREIIVDTYQYGMGLFHLINPTGLILAALAIVKIGFNRWLRFVIPLMLILVLATMIFLTVSVYTN; from the coding sequence ATGAAAAAACTAAAATTTCCAACTGCCCAAACCATACTAATACTAATCGCTGTATTGGTGACCATATTAACATGGTTTGTTCCGGCCGGAAAGTATGATAGTCTGGCTTACAATGCCGAAAAAAACAGTTTCACCAAAATAAGTATTGGGGAAAGTGTAGAATTACCGGCAACCCAAGGAACTTTGGAAGGGCTGGGAATAAAAATTCCAATTGAAAAATTCATCAATGGCGATATTTATAAGCCCATTGGCATTCCCAATACCTTTAAGGAAATGGAGGCTCAACCCCAAGGTTTTTCAGCCTTGGTACAATCGCCCATAAAGGGAATAATTGCTGCCGCAGATATTATATTTTTAATTCTTATTATCGGAGGTCTAATTGGAATAATGAATCTCACTGGGGCATTTAATGCCGGAATATCCTGGATGGCCAAAGTACTTAAGGGCAGAGAATACATTCTAATTATTGCCGTAACAACACTAATTGCGCTTGGAGGCACTACTTTTGGACTTGCAGAGGAAACTATGGCGTTCTATCCTATTTTAATTCCCGTATTCTTGGCGGCCAAATACGATGCCATGGTTGGTCTCAGTTGTGTGTTTCTAGGTTCCAGTATTGGCACCATGTGCTCTACAGTAAATCCGTTTGCTACCATTATTGCCTCTGATGCGGCAGGAATAAATTGGACGACAGGGCTCAATAACCGTATCATTATGCTGCTACTGTGTACCACCATCACCATAGTTTATATTCTTAGGTACGCCAAAAAAGTAAAAGCCGATCCTTCAAAGTCGATTATTTATGATCAAAAAGAGAACATTGAACATCTTTTTGGTTTGGATTCGATGAATACCAATGTAAAATTCACCCATAGACTGCGGTTGATTACCTTGGTATTTTCATTGAGCTTCGTAATCATGATAGTCGGAGTTTCCTTTTTGGATTGGTGGTTTGTGGAAATGACGTCCACATTTCTTGTTGGGGCCATAATCATTGGTATTATTGCGAGAATTAAGGAAAGCGACTTTGTGGACGCCTTCGCCAAGGGAGCGGCCGATTTGCTCAGTGTGGCCTTTATTGTGGGTATAGCAAGGGGGGTAACCATACTGATGGAGGACGGACTTATTAGTGATACCATTTTGTTTTATGCCAGTAACATCACCGAAGACATGCACAAAGGGGTATTTGCCAACGTAATGCTTTTTATTTACGGGGGTTTATCGTTTTTTATGCCATCTTCTTCTGGTATGGCCGTATTGACCATGCCTATTTTTTCTCCTCTGGCAGATACGGTCCATATAGGCAGGGAAATAATTGTCGACACCTACCAATACGGTATGGGCTTATTCCATTTGATCAATCCCACAGGTTTAATCCTGGCAGCATTGGCCATAGTTAAAATAGGATTCAATAGGTGGTTGAGGTTTGTGATTCCCCTGATGTTGATTTTGGTCCTCGCTACGATGATTTTTTTGACTGTTTCAGTGTATACCAATTGA
- the fbp gene encoding class 1 fructose-bisphosphatase, with amino-acid sequence MTNTNQKRTLGEFIFDNQSSFPYSTGELSKLINAIRLAAKITNHEVNKAGLVDILGDAGNTNVQGEDQQKLDVYANDKFIQTLIQRGIVCGIASEEEEDFIAVNSIDGNNNNKYVVLIDPLDGSSNIDVNASVGTIFSIYRRVSPLGSPVELKDFLQPGRNQVAAGYVMYGTSTMLVFTTGNGVNGFTLNPALGTFYHSHPNMQFPETGRIYSVNEGNYVHFSKGVKAYIKYCQKEEGDRPYTSRYIGAMVADFHRNLIKGGIYMYPRIGPKQNGKLRLTYECNPIAFLTEQAKGKATTGTKRIMDIEPTELHQREAIFCGSIKMVEKLEEFILNED; translated from the coding sequence ATGACCAACACAAATCAAAAAAGGACCCTTGGCGAGTTTATTTTTGACAATCAATCCTCCTTTCCATATTCCACCGGGGAATTGTCAAAACTGATAAATGCCATACGGCTTGCTGCCAAAATTACCAACCATGAAGTAAACAAAGCCGGCCTAGTGGATATTTTGGGTGATGCCGGTAATACCAATGTTCAAGGGGAAGACCAACAAAAGTTGGATGTCTATGCCAATGATAAGTTTATACAAACTCTAATACAGCGTGGTATTGTATGTGGTATTGCCTCTGAGGAGGAGGAGGATTTCATTGCCGTAAACAGTATAGACGGTAACAATAACAATAAGTACGTTGTGCTCATCGACCCCTTGGACGGGTCTTCCAATATTGATGTAAATGCCTCGGTAGGTACCATATTTTCAATTTACAGAAGGGTATCCCCATTGGGAAGTCCAGTGGAGCTAAAGGATTTTTTACAACCAGGAAGGAACCAGGTAGCTGCGGGCTATGTTATGTACGGTACTTCCACTATGTTGGTATTTACAACAGGTAATGGTGTAAACGGCTTTACCTTAAACCCCGCTCTTGGCACCTTTTATCATTCCCATCCCAATATGCAATTCCCGGAAACCGGCAGGATCTATTCCGTTAACGAGGGCAACTATGTTCATTTTTCCAAGGGGGTTAAGGCTTACATAAAGTATTGCCAAAAAGAGGAGGGGGACAGGCCTTACACTTCAAGGTATATAGGTGCAATGGTAGCCGATTTCCATAGAAATTTAATAAAGGGCGGTATTTATATGTATCCAAGGATAGGACCTAAGCAAAATGGTAAATTACGTCTTACCTACGAATGTAATCCTATAGCTTTTCTAACCGAGCAAGCCAAGGGCAAGGCCACTACGGGGACTAAAAGAATTATGGATATAGAACCTACGGAACTGCACCAAAGGGAGGCAATTTTTTGCGGAAGCATTAAAATGGTCGAGAAATTGGAGGAGTTTATTTTGAATGAGGACTAA
- a CDS encoding Cif family virulence factor translates to MEIRVVLKVAFIGLLFTCNSFAQNRITELNAYWNVVKEKVEAGDVMGYGATFHEDGILVSDRGKVCYSLKEALEKWKDGLEKTNKGITKVELDFRFSERTGDITTAFERGIFRHDLLDENGERTERFIHFDALLTKKNGKWQLMLEHQKLPASKEEWLSMAKM, encoded by the coding sequence ATGGAAATCAGGGTAGTGTTAAAAGTAGCTTTCATAGGTTTATTATTCACTTGTAATTCGTTTGCACAGAATAGAATAACTGAGCTGAACGCATATTGGAATGTAGTAAAGGAAAAAGTGGAAGCCGGGGATGTTATGGGATATGGGGCAACATTCCATGAAGATGGGATTTTGGTTTCGGATAGGGGCAAGGTCTGTTATTCTTTAAAGGAGGCATTGGAAAAGTGGAAGGACGGACTGGAAAAAACAAATAAGGGAATAACTAAAGTAGAATTGGATTTTCGGTTTTCGGAGCGGACAGGGGATATTACCACTGCTTTTGAAAGGGGCATATTTAGGCATGATCTATTGGATGAAAATGGAGAACGTACGGAAAGGTTCATACATTTCGATGCCCTATTGACAAAAAAGAATGGAAAATGGCAGCTAATGCTGGAGCATCAAAAATTACCTGCAAGCAAAGAAGAATGGCTTAGCATGGCTAAAATGTGA
- a CDS encoding FAD-binding oxidoreductase produces MPKANKQHIVKILETHYITHDVKRFVVERPAGYNFIPGQATEVAINLPEWKDQLRPFTFTSIMEHGFLEFMIKIYNDHEGVTNLLGRTHAGAELILHEVFGAIQYKGPGVFIAGGAGITPFISIFRHLYTHKNLHGNKLIYSNKTSGDVIMEAELQQMLGGNFIKIYTRENVVGFRGNRIDRKFLIDNISDFGQNFYLCGPKKFVQNITELLLDLGASAETVIIEK; encoded by the coding sequence ATGCCGAAAGCAAATAAGCAACATATCGTTAAGATATTGGAGACACATTATATTACCCATGATGTGAAACGTTTTGTGGTGGAAAGACCAGCGGGTTATAATTTTATCCCGGGACAGGCAACTGAGGTTGCCATTAATTTACCGGAATGGAAAGACCAATTGAGGCCCTTTACCTTTACCTCCATAATGGAACATGGATTCTTGGAATTTATGATCAAAATCTATAATGATCATGAAGGGGTGACCAATTTGTTGGGCCGCACCCACGCTGGGGCAGAACTTATTCTTCATGAGGTTTTTGGAGCAATCCAATACAAGGGGCCGGGCGTTTTTATTGCCGGTGGAGCTGGTATTACACCTTTCATATCTATTTTTAGGCATCTATATACCCATAAGAACCTACATGGCAATAAATTGATTTATTCCAATAAAACGTCCGGAGACGTTATTATGGAAGCAGAATTGCAACAGATGCTCGGTGGTAATTTTATAAAAATATATACCCGCGAGAATGTGGTGGGATTTAGGGGAAATAGGATAGATCGCAAATTTTTAATCGACAATATTTCCGACTTTGGCCAGAACTTTTATTTGTGCGGACCCAAAAAGTTTGTACAAAATATTACAGAACTGCTCTTGGATCTTGGCGCTTCAGCGGAGACCGTCATTATTGAAAAGTAA
- a CDS encoding head GIN domain-containing protein: MKTKSIGIGLIILCVLISSCDHEIIRPRGDITTREVSFTGYSALKISDPFSTYVRFSDTEEKIEIEANENLHDKVIVEMTDGTLRIRLKNHTSIRGNPTLNVYIVTKSITDFGLSGASKLSLESELVASDVFIELSGASEFTGELDIQQLELEASGAAYVDLFGQVDKLDASLSGASTLKNYDLSVKALDIRLSGASDAYLSVTETIDIDASGASKLRYKGSPIIIKSKLSGASEIIKKL; the protein is encoded by the coding sequence ATGAAAACAAAATCTATTGGCATCGGTCTTATTATATTATGTGTTCTTATTTCATCCTGTGATCATGAAATAATTAGGCCAAGGGGAGATATTACCACTAGGGAAGTAAGTTTTACCGGGTATTCTGCTTTAAAAATCTCGGATCCCTTCAGCACTTATGTCCGATTTTCGGATACGGAAGAAAAGATAGAAATTGAGGCAAATGAGAATCTACATGATAAGGTCATTGTTGAAATGACGGACGGTACCCTGCGTATCAGGTTAAAGAACCATACAAGCATAAGGGGAAACCCTACCCTGAATGTGTACATTGTCACCAAAAGCATTACCGATTTTGGTTTGTCAGGTGCTTCCAAGCTAAGTCTGGAATCTGAACTGGTGGCGTCCGACGTCTTCATTGAATTATCAGGGGCTTCCGAATTTACGGGGGAATTGGATATACAGCAGTTGGAACTGGAAGCAAGTGGGGCTGCCTATGTAGATCTTTTTGGACAAGTAGACAAATTGGACGCTTCCCTATCAGGGGCAAGTACTCTAAAGAATTACGATTTATCGGTCAAGGCATTGGATATCCGATTGTCCGGAGCAAGTGATGCCTATCTTTCGGTTACCGAAACCATAGATATCGACGCCTCCGGTGCCAGCAAATTGAGATACAAAGGAAGTCCCATCATTATCAAAAGCAAACTATCCGGAGCTTCTGAAATCATCAAAAAACTATAG
- a CDS encoding class I SAM-dependent methyltransferase, protein MNNNSNLKNMLGSDHLEIHETAFVTSALRATDVNLSGDHFAYLWNNPKAEKWAEEYLTKVSSEETFTHCLGNRYFLDKIKENIIKNGIEVMINLGAGFSMYPFLLDQKIIHIEIDKPEIVAHKKYKIEQWQNEDLLPKRNIQFVGVDFSKEFKEGLLATIDSVKGKKKCFILIEGVLFFLDREETDSLFQLFNLIQDTGDIIGSASFQDNLKQTLAFKRLLNFFGEKVSKTKASDYQTIQDSYYREISGYSLVDHQDYFSLSKTYSHEILQDRELILNENFYLLQKIKS, encoded by the coding sequence GTGAACAATAATTCTAACTTAAAAAATATGCTGGGCAGCGATCATTTGGAAATACATGAGACGGCATTTGTAACCTCTGCCCTTCGTGCTACTGATGTAAACTTAAGTGGGGATCATTTTGCCTATTTATGGAATAATCCAAAAGCAGAAAAATGGGCCGAAGAATATTTGACCAAGGTGTCCTCCGAGGAAACATTTACCCACTGTTTAGGGAACAGATATTTCTTGGATAAAATAAAGGAGAATATCATCAAAAATGGAATTGAGGTTATGATCAATTTAGGGGCTGGTTTCAGTATGTATCCGTTTTTGCTGGATCAAAAAATTATCCACATTGAAATTGATAAACCTGAGATAGTGGCCCACAAAAAATATAAAATAGAACAATGGCAAAATGAGGATTTACTGCCCAAGCGAAATATACAGTTTGTAGGAGTTGATTTTAGTAAGGAATTTAAGGAGGGCTTATTGGCAACCATTGATTCTGTTAAGGGCAAAAAAAAGTGCTTTATTCTTATAGAGGGGGTTTTGTTCTTTTTGGATAGGGAGGAAACGGATAGCTTGTTTCAATTATTCAACCTCATTCAGGATACTGGAGATATTATTGGAAGTGCATCGTTTCAGGATAATTTGAAACAAACTTTGGCTTTTAAAAGGTTACTTAATTTTTTTGGGGAAAAGGTATCCAAAACCAAGGCGAGCGATTATCAAACCATTCAAGATTCGTATTATCGGGAAATATCAGGGTACAGTTTGGTGGATCATCAAGATTATTTTAGCTTATCCAAAACCTATAGTCATGAAATATTACAGGACAGGGAACTAATTTTAAATGAGAATTTTTACCTCTTGCAGAAAATAAAATCTTAA
- the katG gene encoding catalase/peroxidase HPI, producing the protein MENKTHSSPSSNGKVWDVNESSSQCPFLNGELHQTAGGGTSNREWWPNQLKLNILRQNSSLVDPMDPDFDYAEEFKKLDLSAVKKDLYELMTTSQDWWPADYGHYGPFFIRMAWHSAGTYRIQDGRGGAGSGSQRFAPLNSWPDNANLDKARLLLWPIKKKYGKKLSWADLLILAGNCAHESMGLKMFGFAGGREDIWESEQDVYWGSETEWMGNKERYSENGELETPLGAAHMGLIYVNPEGHNANPDPVESAHYIRDTFGRMAMNDYETVALIAGGHTFGKTHGAADPTKYVEAEPAAAGIEAQGLGWKNNYGTGVGADTITSGIEGAWTDTPTKWSHTFFKNLFGYEWELTKSPAGAHQWKPKNNAGAGTVPDAHNPDVKHAPFMLTTDLSLRMDPAYEKISRHFLENPEEFADAYSRAWFKLVHRDMGPVSRYLGPEVPKEELIWQDPVPAVDHELMNDKDIAGLKAKILATGLSISQLVSTAWASASTFRGSDKRGGANGARIRLAPQKNWKVNNPKQLAQVLDKLEGIQKEFNAAQSGNKKVSLADLIVLAGNAAIEEAAKNAAKKVTVPFSPGRTDASQEQTDVESFEPLEPRADGFRNYLKDKYEVTAEEMLVDKAQLLTLTAPEMTVLLGGMRVLNTNYNGSQHGVFTKRPESLTNDFFVNLLDMDTTWKAISDSQDVFEGHSRKTGQLKWTGTRADLIFGSNSELRAIAEVYACEDSGDKFVKDFVAAWTKVMNLDRFDLA; encoded by the coding sequence ATGGAGAATAAAACACATTCAAGCCCATCATCAAACGGAAAAGTATGGGATGTAAACGAATCAAGCTCGCAATGCCCATTCTTAAATGGAGAACTGCATCAGACTGCAGGAGGGGGTACCAGCAACCGCGAATGGTGGCCGAATCAATTAAAGTTAAATATTCTGCGTCAAAATTCGTCCTTGGTAGATCCTATGGACCCCGATTTTGATTATGCGGAGGAATTTAAAAAACTGGACCTTTCGGCCGTAAAAAAAGATCTTTACGAATTAATGACCACAAGTCAGGATTGGTGGCCGGCAGATTATGGACATTATGGCCCTTTCTTTATCCGTATGGCCTGGCATAGTGCCGGTACCTATCGTATACAGGACGGTCGTGGCGGTGCCGGTTCCGGATCGCAACGTTTTGCCCCCTTAAATAGTTGGCCGGACAATGCCAATCTGGACAAGGCCCGTTTATTGTTATGGCCAATAAAAAAGAAATATGGCAAGAAGTTATCCTGGGCAGATCTCTTGATATTGGCCGGGAATTGTGCACACGAGTCCATGGGATTAAAAATGTTTGGTTTCGCAGGGGGTCGTGAGGATATTTGGGAGTCAGAACAAGATGTATATTGGGGATCTGAAACGGAATGGATGGGCAACAAGGAACGTTATTCCGAAAACGGGGAGTTAGAAACTCCTCTGGGTGCTGCCCACATGGGATTGATTTATGTAAACCCGGAAGGCCATAATGCCAATCCGGACCCTGTAGAGTCCGCACATTATATCCGCGATACTTTTGGCCGTATGGCTATGAACGATTACGAAACCGTGGCACTTATTGCCGGGGGGCATACCTTTGGTAAAACCCATGGTGCCGCAGATCCTACTAAATATGTGGAAGCAGAACCTGCGGCTGCAGGAATAGAAGCCCAAGGCCTTGGATGGAAGAACAACTATGGGACCGGAGTAGGTGCGGATACTATTACCAGTGGTATAGAAGGCGCTTGGACCGATACCCCTACCAAATGGAGCCATACTTTTTTTAAAAATCTATTCGGTTACGAATGGGAATTGACCAAAAGTCCGGCTGGGGCCCACCAATGGAAACCCAAAAACAATGCTGGTGCAGGAACGGTTCCTGATGCCCATAATCCAGATGTGAAGCATGCGCCTTTTATGTTGACCACGGATCTTTCGTTGCGTATGGATCCGGCCTATGAAAAAATATCGAGGCACTTTTTGGAAAACCCGGAAGAGTTTGCCGATGCCTATTCACGTGCCTGGTTTAAACTGGTTCACCGGGATATGGGGCCAGTATCACGCTATCTTGGACCAGAAGTACCTAAGGAAGAATTGATTTGGCAAGATCCCGTACCTGCCGTAGATCATGAACTGATGAATGATAAGGATATTGCCGGTCTGAAGGCCAAAATTTTGGCAACGGGTCTTTCCATATCCCAATTGGTTTCTACCGCCTGGGCTTCCGCTTCTACTTTTAGAGGTTCTGACAAGCGTGGCGGTGCCAATGGAGCACGTATACGACTGGCACCACAAAAAAACTGGAAGGTAAACAACCCCAAACAATTGGCCCAAGTTTTGGACAAATTGGAGGGCATTCAAAAAGAATTCAATGCCGCACAATCCGGAAACAAAAAAGTTTCTTTGGCAGACCTTATTGTGTTGGCAGGGAACGCTGCTATAGAGGAGGCCGCAAAAAATGCCGCGAAGAAAGTAACGGTTCCTTTTTCTCCTGGACGTACCGATGCTAGCCAGGAGCAAACCGATGTGGAATCTTTTGAGCCACTTGAACCACGTGCAGATGGTTTCAGAAATTATCTCAAAGACAAATACGAAGTTACGGCAGAGGAAATGCTTGTTGACAAGGCTCAATTATTAACATTGACCGCTCCCGAAATGACCGTACTTCTTGGGGGAATGCGTGTGCTCAACACCAATTACAACGGGTCCCAGCATGGAGTTTTTACAAAGAGGCCCGAGTCCTTGACCAACGATTTCTTTGTAAATTTACTAGACATGGACACCACTTGGAAGGCTATTTCCGATTCCCAAGACGTCTTTGAAGGACATAGCCGTAAAACGGGCCAACTTAAATGGACCGGCACCCGCGCCGATCTTATTTTTGGATCCAATTCCGAGCTACGTGCCATTGCAGAAGTGTATGCCTGTGAGGATTCTGGAGATAAGTTTGTAAAAGATTTTGTTGCGGCCTGGACCAAAGTGATGAACTTGGATCGTTTTGATTTGGCATAG
- the rhaM gene encoding L-rhamnose mutarotase, with amino-acid sequence MIRKAFKMKVYPNSIEEYAQRHNPIWKELEEVLKKHGVHNYSIFLDRETHILFGYAELESEEKWNTIADTQICKDWWVHMAGLMETNENNSPVSTDLEQVFYLK; translated from the coding sequence ATGATACGAAAAGCATTTAAAATGAAGGTCTATCCCAATAGCATAGAAGAATATGCCCAAAGACACAACCCAATATGGAAGGAGTTGGAAGAGGTGTTAAAAAAGCATGGGGTTCATAATTACAGCATTTTTCTGGACCGTGAAACCCATATTTTGTTTGGTTATGCAGAACTGGAGTCCGAAGAAAAATGGAACACCATTGCCGACACCCAAATCTGTAAGGATTGGTGGGTGCATATGGCAGGCCTCATGGAGACCAATGAAAATAATAGTCCGGTTTCGACAGATTTAGAGCAGGTCTTTTATTTAAAATAA